Proteins found in one Oscarella lobularis chromosome 16, ooOscLobu1.1, whole genome shotgun sequence genomic segment:
- the LOC136196795 gene encoding ankyrin-1-like isoform X5 → MVKELIEIGFDTNETDENGETSLHWAARCNRAVVADFLIRNEADIEARNVHGLTPLHLSARERHSDVAAFLLSKRANIEAQSTEGMTPVLCTAKSGSVDLLYLLIQKGCNIHAKNKCGRGVLSLASQKGHIDMVKELIEIGFDVNEADRDGRTSLHWAASYGQTDVEECLLENGANIEARDNRGMTSLLCAIENGHLAVVRLILAKQHNYHDELVLACATGHADVVELLASKLESDLFKKDCGSLLHLAAQNDFVNVARVLISKGATYEAIDEWGCTPFLTAVEFGCDDAFDFLIDNSDLFAKTESGESALDLAVIGGRIDFFRRLRKAGLGLDRLTSKTRALLKRNAKEGNKEAARFLKEVLCDETKKKPQAPLAKEIQENEEKESRLSEFPAGRKRAREREDSIVGEERRLQEQHCSAEVTQRPSHASTPKFRRLHEDEHILPDAVRLTDVHLGTGAYGEVRVGHWQNSVVAVKTFHAAVTRDLNLSLLRQEMESCGRVRHPNIVSIYDVIAVNDAAYLRIVMNLLEGSLSDVIGACVATTQLTLREKVELGLGFASGVAYLHQLLPIPLFHGNIRSTNILVTATMEAQVGDLESMAFPPSRSFHQIRYVAPERLEKCQKSTAEADIYSLGVTLSELMICAKSTPAEQRLQIETIGRDEIKKLCLRMVELEPSQRPNAPECLGVLRTVRRTREYCQCPPRRMVKGKSHGQNLVTLTGGPW, encoded by the exons ATGGTTAAAGAACTTATTGAAATAGGATTTGATACGAATGAAACAGATGAA AACGGCGAGACGTCGCTCCACTGGGCCGCACGCTGCAACAGGGCCGTCGTAGCAGATTTCCTGATCAGGAACGAAGCTGATATTGAGGCTCGAAACGTG CACGGTCTCACTCCCCTTCATTTATCAGCCAGAGAGAGGCACTCGGACGTGGCGGCATTTCTTCTCAGCAAGCGCGCCAATATCGAAGCACAATCAACC GAAGGCATGACTCCTGTTCTGTGTACTGCGAAAAGCGGTAGCGTCGACTTGCTCTATCTACTGATTCAGAAGGGCTGTAACATTCACGCAAAGAATAAG TGCGGTAGAGGCGTCTTATCACTAGCAAGTCAGAAAGGACATATAGACATGGTAAAAGAACTCATCGAAATTGGATTCGACGTGAATGAAGCAGATAGA GACGGCAGGACTTCACTGCACTGGGCGGCAAGCTACGGCCAGACTGACGTTGAAGAATGTTTGCTTGAAAACGGTGCCAACATTGAAGCTCGAGACAAT CGAGGAATGACGTCCCTGCTTTGCGCCATCGAGAACGGTCACTTAGCTGTCGTTCGGTTAATACTCGCAAAGCAGCACAACTATCAT GATGAACTGGTGTTGGCTTGTGCGACGGGGCACGCAGACGTGGTCGAACTGCTAGCGTCAAAATTGGAGTCAGATCTATTCAAGAag GATTGTGGGTCGCTATTGCACTTGGCAGCTCAAAACGATTTTGTAAATGTAGCACGCGTGTTAATCTCGAAGGGGGCTACATATGAAGCGATAGACGAA TGGGGGTGCACTCCGTTTCTCACTGCCGTCGAATTCGgatgcgacgacgctttcgattttttaattgataatTCGGACTTATTTGCGAAGACCGAGAGCGGAGAATCTGCTCTCGATCTTGCCGTCATAGGAGgaagaattgatttttttcgaagACTTCGAAAAGCCGGTCTCGGTCTTGATCGTCTTACTTCG AAAACTCGAGCTCTTCTCAAAAGGAATGCAAAAGAGGGAAATAAAGAAGCGGCACGTTTTTTAAAGGAG GTGCTCTGCGacgaaacaaagaaaaagccgcAAGCTCCATTAGCAAAAGAAATacaagagaacgaagaaaaagaatcgagGCTCTCGGAGTTTCCAGCAGGAAGGAAACGAGCAAGAGAGCGAGAGGATAGCATTG TAGgggaagaacgacgtctaCAGGAGCAGCATTGCTCTGCTGAAGTGACTCAGAGACCAAGCCACGCCTCAACGCCTAAATTCAGAAGACTACACGAAGATGAGCACATATTACCTGATGCTGTTCGCTTGACCGACGTGCATCTTGGAACGGGGGCTTACGGAG AAGTCAGAGTTGGTCATTGGCAAAATTCAGTCGTCGCTGTCAAAACGTTTCACGCCGCGGTAACGAGAGATCTTAATCTTTCGCTCTTGCGTCAAGAAATGGAGTCCTGCGGCCGCGTTCGTCATCCTAATATCGTATCGATATACGATGTCATAGCAGTCAATGACGCCGCCTACCTTCGAATCGTCATGAATCTTCTTGAGGGATCCctatctgacgtcatcggtgCTTGCGTCGCGACCACCCAATTGACCCTGCGAGAGAAAGTAGAATTAGGCTTGGGCTTTGCGTCTGGCGTTGCTTACCTTCACCAACTGCTTCCAATCCCTCTTTTTCATGGCAACATCCGTTCAACAAATATTTTAGTAACTGCTACGATGGAGGCACAAGTCGGTGACTTAGAATCGATGGCTTTTCCTCCTAGTCGTAGTTTTCACCAGATTAGGTACGTTGCTCCAGAGCGACTGGAAAAGTGTCAAAAGAGCACAGCTGAAGCGGACATCTACAGTCTCGGTGTCACGTTGAGTGAGTTGATGATATGCGCGAAGTCGACCCCGGCCGAGCAGCGCTTACAGATAGAAACGATTGGGCGCGACGAAATTAAAAAGCTATGTCTGCGTATGGTTGAGCTGGAACCTAGCCAGCGTCCGAATGCGCCAGAATGTCTAGGTGTTTTGAGAACTGTTCGTCGCACTCGCGAGTATTGTCAGTGCCCGCCGAGAAGAATGGTCAAAGGAAAGTCGCACGGGCAAAATCTCGTCACCCTAACGGGCGGGCCCTGGTGA